A stretch of Triticum aestivum cultivar Chinese Spring chromosome 1D, IWGSC CS RefSeq v2.1, whole genome shotgun sequence DNA encodes these proteins:
- the LOC123168163 gene encoding uncharacterized protein translates to MGSPPRRRSCSSMACGGTRMEWSELPADLVLAIFALLPSDADRVRFRAVCQRWAAVAAFWRPRPWLVGSRTDRSGQGAAMSSFWLSQAGHLVPFAAAVPPGLEYLSSSHGYLVLSDPSAVPKAITLVNPVTGRRIPLPPIAFFKKWHDVATVVLSADPGGATEWAAVAAGFPADRIAYYSSVTGAWTPLAFSAAGYAGVEHYRGRFYVAFKNQLCVICELECGAPPAVIPLEHVEGDGGGGGSDDDELVPGSGRSVALDAHLVECDGQLLLVSVRDETDYNSDNDIGVGAGAGDADVDDEGSTGGGGSTRVVEVHRVELVGDGAVRLVRVEDLGWHALFLGRNQAFALSPSDFPACRVNCVYLLDRQGHPDGVVRVVNMESQWARLEETIYPDDGRRGLPSVGWARRGWFFPNY, encoded by the coding sequence ATGGGCTCTCCTCCTCGGCGGCGCAGCTGTTCCTCCATGGCGTGCGGCGGTACCCGCATGGAGTGGTCCGAGCTGCCCGCTGACCTCGTGCTCGCCATCTTCGCGCTGCTCCCCTCCGACGCCGACCGCGTCCGCTTCCGGGCCGTCTGCCAGAGGTGGGCCGCCGTGGCGGCGTTCTGGCGCCCGCGGCCGTGGCTCGTCGGCTCCCGCACCGACCGCTCCGGCCAGGGCGCCGCCATGTCGTCCTTCTGGCTCTCCCAGGCCGGCCACCTCGTgccgttcgccgccgccgtgcctcccgGGCTGGAGTACCTCTCCTCTTCCCACGGCTACCTCGTGCTCTCCGACCCCTCGGCCGTCCCCAAGGCGATTACGCTGGTCAACCCCGTCACCGGCCGGCGCATCCCGCTCCCTCCCATCGCCTTCTTCAAGAAGTGGCACGACGTCGCCACCGTCGTGCTGTCGGCCGATCCGGGCGGGGCCACCGAGTGGGCCGCGGTGGCCGCCGGCTTCCCGGCCGACCGCATCGCGTACTACAGCTCCGTCACGGGAGCCTGGACGCCCCTGGCTTTCAGCGCCGCCGGGTACGCCGGGGTCGAGCACTATAGGGGGCGGTTCTACGTGGCCTTCAAGAATCAGCTCTGCGTCATCTGCGAGCTTGAGTGTGGCGCGCCCCCTGCCGTCATCCCGCTCGAGCAcgtcgagggcgacggcggcggcggtggatccgaCGACGACGAGCTGGTCCCAGGAAGCGGCAGGTCTGTTGCCCTCGACGCGCACCTCGTGGAGTGCGACGGCCAGCTGCTGCTCGTGTCGGTGCGTGACGAGACGGACTACAACTCGGACAACGACATTGGCGTGGGGGCGGGGGCGGGCGACGCCGACGTCGACGACGAGGGCagcaccggcggcggcggcagcacgcGCGTGGTCGAGGTGCACAGGGTGGAATTAGTCGGGGACGGTGCTGTGCGGCTGGTGCGGGTGGAGGACCTCGGCTGGCACGCGCTGTTCCTTGGCCGGAACCAAGCGTTCGCGCTCTCGCCGTCAGACTTCCCGGCGTGCCGCGTCAACTGCGTCTACCTCTTGGACAGGCAGGGCCACCCTGACGGGGTCGTCAGGGTGGTGAACATGGAGAGCCAGTGGGCGCGCCTCGAGGAGACCATCTACCCCGACGACGGCCGGCGAGGTTTGCCCTCGGTCGGCTGGGCTCGCCGTGGCTGGTTCTTCCCAAATTATTAG